One Callospermophilus lateralis isolate mCalLat2 chromosome 6, mCalLat2.hap1, whole genome shotgun sequence genomic region harbors:
- the Cd164 gene encoding sialomucin core protein 24, which produces MFGFSSRLFWAATCLSVVCVLSSENSSVTPAGTESLSSATTKVAPTPATPASPVTTLVPEETCERQNSCASCVNVSINNTACFWIECKEANESYCSYNSTASNCSMGNSTNFCSVPTATPVPTNSTAKITTLPSSSTYSTTVTTSDATNTTLAPTSQPARKSTFDAASFIGGIVLVLGVQAVIFFLYKFCKSKERNYHTL; this is translated from the exons ATGTTCGGGTTCTCCAGCCGTCTGTTTTGGGCAGCCACCTGCCTGTCTGTGGTCTGCGTGCTGTCTTCGGAGAACTCGTCCGTGACTCCAGCAGGGACTGAATCACTCTCTTCAGCAACCACCAAGGTGGCCCCGACGCCGGCGACGCCTGCCTCGCCGGTCACCACTCTAGTACCAG AAGAAACCTGTGAAAGACAAAACAGCTGTGCTTCCTGTGTAAATGTTAGCATTAACAATACTGCCTGCTTTTGGATAGAATGTAAAGAAG CAAATGAGAGCTACTGTTCATACAACTCAACAGCTAGTAATTGTAGCATGGGGAACAGCACTAATTTCTGTTCTG tgccTACTGCAACTCCAGTGCCAACTAATTCTACAG CTAAAATCACAACTCTGCCTTCCTCTTCTACATATTCCACCACAGTTACCACATCAG ATGCAACAAATACCACTTTGGCTCCAACCTCACAACCTGCACGGAAGTCTACCTTTGATGCAGCCAGTTTCATCGGAGGAATTGTTCTTGTTTTGGGCGTGCaggctgtaattttctttctctatAAGTTCTGCAAATCTAAAGAACGAAATTACCATACTTTGTAA